The genomic window gaatatgacaataaaaatcgTCCATTATATATAAGCTGGCAACAGCTCAAACCACAGGTACCCAAGGTTAACAGCATGTGcctgatattaaaatgtttctgCCCCGCAAGCAGAAGACTGTCAGGTCACTTTCTTTTCTGTTCCTTGAAAGATTAATTTAATTACTTTTCaacttttttaatctttatattAGTTTGAACCGATTTTCCTGAGACTTGGCTCTTAGATGGGGAATGAGCCAAGAGGgatccattacattttggtgcaggtCTGGACAAAGGGGACGGATCCAcgattgtttttcctctttctttttttccgctctactgagtgccactcTGCATTAGCGTATTGCTATGGGAGCTCTGCAATGTGAAGGTTGAACCTTTAAGGTTCTATACCGGACATTTTCTTCCTTCTCATGCCGCCATCCGGTCAGACTGGAAACCTTGTGGCGTGCACAGGTGGTAGCTTCCAAGATTTGCAATTAGCAGCATTTTTAAGTGTGAAGCTTGTGAGGCATCATAGACCTTTTGTGGAGAAAGCAAATTCTACTTGTTTGTTTCTACTTGTActatttacataaatataaatgtagtaTCCCTAAGCAGATTGTCTACTTTTGCAaattaattcataaataatctagattgtttttactttcacaACAAACCCTGACTTTTCAGCACTGCAGTACCGTGGCACATCCAGGACACGAGTTTCCATTCTCACaggttctggtcctggagtggaccCCTCCTCCACATTCGGCACTGCAGTGAGCCCAGGGGCTCCACGCTGTCCACGCCACTGGCAAGGGACATGGCCTTTTCTCGTTGCACAGCCTGgacacagaaaatgaaagcaTGCTCAGGTCTTTCTGGTTTTATCTAAGTTTCAAAGTCATGTCAAATCTCAAAACTCCAACTTTGCTAAATGTGTGCCTAGACTGTCACTGATGTGGTAATATTTTAACACTTAAACAAGCCATGAGGCAAAGATGGCTGCTtcatcctcacctctcctctcgaCCCTGGCCGACGCAGATTCGACCACCGTGGCGAGGCGAGGGGTTGTTGCAGGAGCGCTGCCTCACTTCAAAGCCGatgccacagctgctgctgcactggccCCATGAAGACCAGGGCGTCCAGCCGCCATTCCTGAGGAACAGGAAGCGTAAAAACCTTAAATCTATTTATGTACATAAAACACCATTTATCAGCAATTGAATAGCAATACAAACATTCAACTAGTTGTATTAATATATACTTTTTTCCgatttatttgtataatatatCACAAAGACATGTACCTAGAGCAGTTTGCCACCTGAATGGTGGGACCCTTGCATTCGACGCCGCCACACCGGGCCACTGGTCCGTCACATGAGCGGGAGCGACATGCACAGCTGCTGATGGAGCCCTCGCCGTCATCGTGGTTACAGAGCTGCCACGGAGCCCAGGCACCGAAAGCACCATCCTGCGTTAAGTTCCTCACCTCCAGAAAGACATATTTAACACATTATACCTGTTCTACCTTTTATACAGTACAGAACATTCCACAGGTGTTTGTGTCTTACTGGGCACTCTGTGATGTTTTGGGTCCACTGGTTCATGTTGGAGCTCTCCTCGATGGTGGTGCAACGCTTCTGTTTGAGATCCCAGCCGCAGTACGGGTCCCTGGCTTCCAGGCAGGAGCTAACAAGAGATCAGACATTGAGCTGAAGAATAATCGAGAATCCCTGCTACACAGTGTTTGATTAAACTGACACCACAAACTTGTCTGCCTTCCATCAGCAGCTGTCTAATGATTTGAAATGATCAAAGAACTTCTATTGTGTTAATACAGAGGAAGTACTGTACAGTACATCATCAAATATTTTTGCAAGGTTATCAGCATATTCTAGTTGTACGTTTACTGTCAACAAATTCACTAAAAGCCTACTTGTGTAATTTCTGCTCTGGGGCCAGCTAAAATATGGAGTGACAGTTCAAAAGCAGTTTCTTTACAGGGGAAAATAAAATGGGCTCTTAACATAATCATCGTTGTCAGCGTTAACTGGGAGCCGTTCAAACTTGCAGTCCCAAacatgtttgtctctttaatgGTTCTGAGctaattaagtttatttttcatacacaaacacactcagattTGAAGTGCAACGTTTACTAGACGATTGGCTGCAGATTGTGAATTTTCAAATGGTTTAACTTAAAAGAAATAAGttttatattatctattataGACACTGAGTCCCATCTATACTATACTGAACCAGTACTGCTCCTCAGGTCCTCTGATCTATCAGCTGTTCCAACATGCACGATGCTCCAAGCCTCTTCCTGAGGGCAGCGAAACTTTGGCAGCCCATCTACTGATTAAGTTTGGTTTATAGGCATTATTTTAATGTATCTATGTTCTAAACCTCATTAACTTTTACTGGTCTATTAATGGATTGTATCCcattttattgactttttcCGGCATGCTTGAGCTCTGTACCGTTCGTTTGGATAGTTGGAGCATCGCTCTAATGGGATCTTCACCAATCTGTCATCGAGTCCAACAAACAAGGACCTGTCACTCTGGACAATTTTCAGGCTCTTGATTGGCCGGATTTGTCCTTCAGGGAGGATCCGGAGCTCCTCCAGGTAGCAGCCTTGAAGGCTTCTGTTGGTTGTTGAGAGAGCCTTCAGGATTGTGCCATACTCTGACAAgatggaaaaagacaaaaagttcTGTTATTAAACTTTAGATTTTAAATCAGTAGCGTAACTTCTACCACACTCTacctcatcttcctcaccaGTGCCGATGTACATGACATGGTAGAGCATGTCTCGGCCCTGCACGATGTCCACTACCAGCTTGGAGAAGCGCAGGTTGTCCTGGGTGAGCAGCGGGTTGATGGTGATCGGCTGCACCACGTCGTTCATCAGGAAGAGTCGCTGGGCGTCCTGGAGGTTGCGCTCCGTCAGGTTCCCCCCAGGGCCTCCCTCCTCCAGAGTGCCACACTGAGGATTGAAGAGGGGATCAGTGAGAAAGGGACTGCTGTGACTAAGAACAGCATGTGTTGGGTCTCTGGGACTTtctctaaaaataaaatgtgtctgtagTGAAATCTGTATATTATGTACACAtcacaatgttttttatgtaatttctATTATATTGCTAATGTGATTTTGCAATTTTCAGTGTCCTTGCAGTTCACATCGGATAGCAGATTGGCTTGTTGAGAAGAGTTTTCTTCATACTCTCCTGCACTAACaatctgtttgtgtgctcaCACAGATGAATAGTTGTCCCCTTGGAAACTCTGGAAATACACAACAGTCTCACATCTATTAACAACATGTCTGTCAGGCATTATCCACTGGATCCAGTCCTTCGAAATATGAGTTACCTGAAAATTGGGTATGGGGTTTGGGGTAGAGAGCCAGGCAGTGCGGGGGTTCTCCTGGTAGCGGAACGGTCCGTTGAACGCGAGAGTGATGGCGCTCAGATTGAAGGCACAGACGGCTGAAGCTGATATGCTGTTCCTGGAGGACAGGGGGTGTTAACGTGGTAATTCAACGTGAAAGACAGGGAAAGCAAACGTGGAGGCTTGAGGAAAATGACAAACCTTGACAGGTAAGACTCTCACATATACAAAATCACTGACATTCCCCTTTTAATGATGCCATCAATGACTACAACTACCACTCACACATTAGTGGTGAAGATGCCATAGATCAGGTCCTGCTCTGGTAAGTAAAAGGTGCTCTGCAGCTCGTGGTAGTAAAAAGGGATTTCTCCCGAGCGCGAGCAGTTGAGTCGGGCCTTCATGAAGGTCGTCCAGGTGTCCTCCAACAGGAAACGACCGCCCATGTCGTTCTTGCAGACCCGCGCCACGCGAGAGAACACCATCTTCCCACAGTCGTTTTCCACGGCCGTTTCTCTCAGGAAGAAGTAGGCGAAGCGACCGATCTCATAAACGGATACAAAATGAGGCTCtgaatgagaaaagagaaaatgtatgATGTTCACAAACGGACACGTGAGGCTGTAAACAAATCTGTGTGGTGATTTGTTTACCGTTGAGCCACTTGGAGTTGTACTGGGCGCTGCGCAGCGGCGGCATGTTCCCCAGGCTCCTGTAGACGACTGGGTCACGTCCCGAGAAGTCGATCACTGTAGCGGCGTACAGCTCGCCCTTCTCCGTCACCATGGCCGTGGAGTTGTGGCGCGGGTCGTAGGGACATCGGGCAACACCGTTCACCGTGTCCAACACCTCACTGATGTTGTCAATCTGAGAAAAGGACGGACAGAGGGTGGAAACAGCTGAAGTCTTTACAGGAAATTTATTTCATCCTTGCAAGGACATATTGAGTTTATATTGACCTTCTACCATTTTCAAAATGCAAAGACCTACTTCCTTTTCAGGGCTAAAATTGTGAGGCAttaaattgattatttgaaaataactgtttttatggtcaaacaaaaacattttctgaactAGTTCTGTTAATTTCCCAAAACTATTTCTAAAGCTTGGAGGATCCTGGTCACTTGCTTTGTGAGATCTCATGATAAACTCTTGTACCCACCTGCCTGCTCATACACACGGGGGCAAAAGCGTTGGTCCCACACGTGAACAGCGTCCTCCCACGGATCAACAGTACCCGGAGGTAGTTCTGACATTCCTCCTGCAGACAAATGCATCTCTGTTTCATGAGAAAGAGCTGACCCTCTATCGTTCATTAAACTTAAACAACAGAGTAAACATAAACTGAGTGTGACCCATTTCCTCTGTATGATACAAACTGCACCCTACCTCAGATTTGCCCTTGCTCTGACATGAGCGCTTTGTATCCTCACTGGGTGCCCATTCTGTCGCCTGTGCAGGAAGCAACATATATATAGTACTGTATAATCATGTAGATTTAAACATTgtacattaaattaattttatataataataaataatccttTATCTCGGCTGTGGTCACCTGTATGAGGGAGGCGTTGCTCAAATTCAGCGTGAAGATAAAgtttctgaaaaagaaaataagcagcagacacacaggttGAGTTTGAAACTGTCATTGATGTTGTCATTAATATGATCCACATGTTTAaattttccatttcctccccTGACCTCATCCTATTAACCCGAtgatttacatttactttatcACATTGCACACTTGAAATGTTTATCTGCTTATTTGTTACCTCGCTCCCACAATGAGCTGGTTTCTGCTCAGGTCCAGAGCCAGCTGGGCAAAATCCTTCACTCCTGGATGGGAGAACTCCGACATCCATGGCGTCAACACTGGATGAAGAGtgaggggtggagggggagtAAAGGGTTAATGGTCGCAGGACAAGTTAAATAGAAGTAGGAGGGTTGAAAAAAGGcaagaaataaaagagagaaagacattaTGAAAGATGAACAATGACGCGCAGGAAAAGATTAATGAGGACAGACAAAAGGCAGGAGaataagaggaggagaaagaagtgGGAGGAGCAGGATAATGAGCAAGAACAGGAGGAAGACAAGAAGCAAATCAGAAGAATGaaaaggaagcaggagaaggagaattAGGAAGAAGGAAGTTGTCTATTATTTGCGTGGGAATCCCTCTTCACCAAATGATACCTGTCTCACGGTCTTCAGTTACTCCATCAGTGTTTTGACTGATGTGTCAATAAATCAGTCAGAAAGTGACACCAGAACGAGGCCGAGTCCAAGGGTTCAACACTCCACGTTTAAAAAATTGGGGGGCAGAATAAGAGGTTGAAGTTTAGGCAGATGAACGATTGAATACATATATCCAGGGGGGTTTCCTTTTCTGCTCGGCTGTTTTAAAGGTTGAGTTGGGATTAACCACCATATTTGTTACTTTCTGGAGTGAGAAGATGTAAATGTGTGCCATTAATTAAAGCTGCattcctgtgtgttgttgtctgtaGTGGTTGAAGAAAATGAATGTGGGTAtgaggtttgtgtttggatgAAAACGACATGTCACATTCCAGCTGCTTCAGTAAAATCTGCACCCCTGCAATGTTTCTAATTTAAACTGGCATGAAGATTATTTTACTTACAATAACTGTGGAAATAACTCTGTTTCTCTACCTTATGACTAAGTTTTCTATGTAAATTGTCATTCTAGATCGAATCAAATAAATCGCATCTACCACAGCAGGATACAGATCAGCAGAACTGAACATTAAACACCACTTCTGCTGCCTCACCTTAATTCCTCTTTTTGAAGGGGCCGGTTTGGGGGGACAATCGTATCCAAAACAATAACAGCACAGTTTGCCAGATTAAAGATTTGAGCTGAATGGAAACGGACATTCAGTCAAAATACCATAAACAAGGGCCCAGTTGTTAAACAGCTGGATGTATTAATTAAATCTAAACTTGTACGTCTGATAAATGCACAGATGTACAAATAAGCTTGAGGCCTAATGTACAAGGAGAATACAGAACCTGAATTTAAATCATCTCTAAAAGAAAGTTAATCCTAATTGGTTGCAATACCTATTCCTTATTAATCTCATATAATATTTTGTACGATTTATTAAGACTGTGAGCTAACAGAGTTAAAACTGACCTTTCACCCTTGTCCTCAGCTCCACTTTGAACGACGTTACCACATGAATACAAACCACCACCTGAGCAACAGTGATTTTCAGAGGGAGCTATTAAATCAAAATTGCTTTTGTGCATTTCCCTGCGCACATTATGACCGGTGTCCATGCAGCCACTCACAGACACTCTGCTCGGCATGAAAAGTGAGTCTTTCTAACAGCGGTCGTGTCCCGAGGCTTTGCTCTTTCACCCCCATGGTTAACTACACAGAATTAGAAACACACTAAAGATGCGTTAATACAAGAATAACATGATTTATTCAGTCAAAGCACAAAGAGCAGAGTGGAATCTGATTTTGAATcgagataaacaaataaaaactgcagAACATTGAACCTCATTAGTCTGAGGGCAGCTTCTTCTTATACCATATATAATGAACCTGCCTCTGTGTTAAGCTTTTAGTAGAGAGACATTAGTATTTGGACTTTTTAGCACTTTGTTAATTACCTGCCCCGTGTTTAATGACTTTCACTTGTGTCCCATTAAAGGGGTGTGTTTAgtctctgtggttctgtttAGTCCCAGTTTGTCTTGTTAGTTTTCCTGTCAGCCTTCCACTGGTTTCCAGTGTTTCTTTGTGACAATTCTCCCCCTGACTGTTCACTCTACTTttaagtcaaattaaagtctaAGTTCTTCAATACTAAATTCTTCATtgacctccctctctctagAGATAACTAGTGTTGATGTACTTACTTTGGTAGGAGACAACAGGATGCTCCTTTCTGCTGCAGTCGGCGAGTTTGAGGTGAGGCTGctgggacagacagacggacgagCAGATGAGCAGCACGAGGCCACAGGGGGGGAGGGACCACACCCCCCACCCTGACGTCAGCATAGCTTCAACCACACCCAGTCTTCAATCAGGTCCTCAGGAAACACCTGTTGTAAGAGAGGAGCACATGAGCACAGAGAATCAAACACTAATGGTGGAAATTCTTAATCCATCTTAAATCCACATTTGTTTCCCTCCCTTCCCTGTTCTCAGTCAGCCTGTCCATCTATTTCCAATTAGTTGTGCCAGTCCTGTGGCCCAACAGTCCGTCTGCTGCCGCTGGGTGTCCAGCCCCTCGCTGTCAGCAGGACTCGGTCACGGCTGATTCACCTCAAAAGGCCCGGGCCGCAAGATCTTTTTAATGCCGACACTGAGACCGAGGGTGCCGTCTGCAGAGGCTCTTCATGACTGAGGAGAGCCATTGAGAGACGAGACTGGGCCCGGAGCCAAACACGGGCTGTGAACTTTGAACTGCGAGCCACAGGAGGAGCCTTTGTGTCAACATCGAGATCCATTTACGTACATGAAGTCTGCTCAAAGATAATTGTCTGATGGTGGCACATTCAAAAATTGGCTGGGGACTTAGCAGGTATCTACAATGTATTGAAGATCAACCAAACCAAGAGCTTTTTAATCATGTTAACAgacaatattaaattaataactagCTATTAGACCTTAGACGGAGTGCATTTTGCTGGTTTGTGATTggcttttcttctcctccatcacccacctccatttctttctccttctcctcttttattttcctttccaaCATCAGTTCATGATCTTTAAGAACCAGTGAAAGCAATCTGAGCAATGGGAATTTCATTCAGTGTTATCAAATAACTCAAACTGTCAGGAGTAAAATCTCGCTGACAAATACAAAAGTGGCTCATTTCTCACCGCACTGTGCAGCATATTGACACACAGGCCAGAAGCACTTCATCAAAATATACTGTTACAGCCGTTTACACaggagaacatttatttttagcaAGCAGGGGATGACACTCCTGATCCCAGCTTGGTGTTTTTTCAAGGGGAAGACACTCATCGTAAGAGCACCCTTAAAAGGTTGTAGACAAACCAAAGGTGGTTGTTTTAACTCTCACGTGATGGAGAACAGACATTCAAACCTGCACTGAAGTCATTGTAATGGCGGCGACCTTAGAAAAAGCTGTGGCCAAAGCTGTTCTCTATAACTAGGGAGAAAACATGTTAGAGAACAGGGAGTGGGACTAGTGCTCGTGTTTGATTACAAAGCTTTTGGAGTTTGAAAGAAAAACGGTTCCACTGCAGCTTAGGTCTGTAGAGAAATGGTCTCAGAGAACATTAAGAGAGATTGATGCAGACTTCTGGTTCTAAATTTGTCAGAATTGGAAGATAAAGTAGTTTTTAAAGGTTTAATATTCTTCACGACAGTTCAGCagctccctctttctgtctgtttgcgTGCATGTGCTGTGTGCTCTGCAGAACTGAAGTGTTGAATGTCTGTTTGTGGAGGGGAGGCAGAGGTTTTTCAACCTGCTGGGTCCGACATTGCTGCTTAATGAAGCGATGGGAACAGAGGCTCCGCCGCTGGCCTCACTTTTGTTATGTGGCCGTGCTCTTCTCGTTGTGCAAAGGCCGAACAGTGAGAGGCCTAATGTTCAGGGATTTATCTCTTCAGTAcaatgagaagcagcagcagcggatgTCACTCAGAGTCTGCAGAGACAGTAGGGAAATGTACAGATGCAGATTCTTAACAAGTCGCCATAACTACACGGCAACATCGGTTGTTCTGTCGCTAATTTGGTTAAGTTTAGTCAACTAAAACTACTAAGTTAAGATAAGAGAAAGTTTGTAGTTATggttaaaagtaaataaaactgaTTGTCAATAACAGACTTCGCAATTAATCGATATAATACATCATGTGTTATCTGATATGAATTTGAGAAAAGTTTTCAGGACTTGACGAGATCAGGATCAGCCAAAACACGATCTGCTGCCATGTGCTAACAGGGAGGAAACCGGCCTTGACTGAACCGTAGGAAGTGAAAGTGGCAAACATTCAAGCCTCGCTGTGTTTTCCTGGAGCCCGGAGCGTGTCAGagcattcatccattcattcgCTGGTGTAGCTGCCTGTGTCGGAAAAACACCATAAAGCACGAACAACCTGTGAAGAGATTAGAAATACAGAGTCGGCGATTCATGTGACCAGTCTGTGGGAGGGAAACTCGCAGGGACACGGAGCGAACATGTGACCCCCACACGGAGATGAACACTGCCAGGATTTAAACCTCTGAACCTGAGAGTCTAATGGCTTCACGGtatcaacacaccaacacatgaCAGGTGTGTACATTACAGCTCTGTTTGCCTCGTGTTTTCTCTCCATAACTTACAGTACACGTCCGCCTGTGACTCCTCGCTCAAGCACCTTCAGCCTTCACCGCgctcagaggaaacacagactcTGCATAACTAAGATGCTTATGCTTCTACTGAAGCGTTTAACACTGTCGGAGATAAACACAGCTGTTCCAGAGTCAAATAAAACCACTGCTGCCAAAGTTAAACTAGGAGGAGATTAGGTTTCTGCCCCtgtccgtgtgtttgtttgtcagcttgAGCAAGCAAATACTGCCGATGATTtccaaacttggtggaaggatggaaaaTGAGCCGAGAAGTAATCCATCAAATTTTGGCATGTTTTGGGACAAAGAGGTGTATACAGGAATACTTTGAGCACTTTCTTTAACGTTGTGAGACGGGactcattttgacatttttatttatttccaagtCAACaagtcatggatcttgattaagaAAAATCTGgaatatttagggaactgataagCCTGTAAAATTTGTTGCAGATTGACTGAAATAAGGGGAACTTGATCTTTAATTTAgatgttaagaaaaaaaaaaaaaaaaaaaactctctgcAAGCTTTTGACAGCCTTCCTCCAGAGACATTGCATCTTTTTCCACCGCCTCACAATACACCTAATCGTCACAATCAGCACTCACACATCCCGCCCTTTGAAAAGCAGGGAATCTTGAGCTTTAAAAGCATGTATACAAAATCAAAGCAACACTTAACATGTCTTGTTTCAGGAACTTTCTATTCAAGCTCTCCTGGCTTTGTCTTTAGAAAACTGAAGGAGTAGAACATTTCATTCTTTTCAGGAACCACAGAGACGGCCCTCCCGCGGTGTGTGTCACTCGGATGCCTTCAGCCCATGGCTTATCTATGAATGAGTTGATTTGATGAAGGGGAGAGTAAGGCATGGATGAACCTCTCTAGGATGAGCGGGGCGACACTGTAAAGTTGCTCTTTCCTTGTCTGTCAGGATAAGCAAATCCTCCTCGGTTATACATCACAAAACATTTACTGTCCCCCTCGCGATCAAATGCAGTTCCACCAGGATTATAGAGGCGACAAAATGAGCATGCTGTGACACTGGGTGCACATCTAAGGCGAGCTTCATTCAAATCCAGACAAATCCTCTTTACCGAGGTAATATATGACAAGGAAATTAATTACAAGCAATTATTTACTCATTCAGAAGCCCTGTAATTTGTTCCTCCGTGACacgagaaagaaaaggaaggaaTCCGGTATCTGACCTTTGTAAATGTCTCTCTTGTCTAAACTCTCattaaaagaaacagagaacCCCCCTCTCGGCATAATGAACCAAAAACCTGCTAACTTTAAATTCCTGCTTAAATAAGAAAAGGCTCACAAGACAGCAGCtggaataaaaagtaaattctCTGAGAGTTGCTCTCTCCTGACGGTAGCTGACCCCTCACCTATGAAAAAGTGTTAATCAGCAATGAAGTCAGTTCATGGAGATTTGTTAGTTGTAGCAAATGGACACTGAGAGGGCATCCAGAGTCTCTCCATCAAAATATTCAGAGAGGACCATTTCCGAGGCCTTATTCTCAGCTCCTTCCTACCGGGGTGAATGGTCTCTCTGTGCAACCTGCCAACTATCTGCCAATGGCCGCTCTCTTTTACAAGTGAATAGACTGAGTTTAGCCACAGTTAAAAAGACACACTAACGTGCCATGGCCGCGCCACAATGGCTGCTCGGGGAATTTGCCAAACCTAATGATGCCGGTTTGGCCCCGGCAAGAGGAGGTAGAGAGCAGGAATCCTAAAGAGGCACACAGCTGCACCGATCCGTCTCCTcctatctccctctctgtctccctctgttctctTATCATCGACTCCAATTTCTTTTGCTTTCTCAAATAAATGACACAAGGAGGGTGTATTAGTAAATCTTTTTGCATCAAGCTGCCTCAAGCATACAgtatccttccactaagtttcgtGATAATCCGTCCAGTAATTTTTGCACTAATCTCTAAatgatcaaacaaacaaaaacctaaccttggcagaggtaattaaTGCTGATGTTGCTCTGTCTGTTGAATGTGTAAACAGGTATTGGTTTGCTAACATGAGAGCAATATTCAATGTGTATAATATGTATGTAATAGTCAAATGGGAGGGATTCATAGCTTGCTTTGTTTAAGACGGTTGTCACAAGGTGGTTGGATGCAAAGAAAAAGTTCCAACTGAAAAGCTGCATGGAACTAGAATTGTAATTTTTGGCCAGTAGTGTTATCAAGAGTTGAGGCACTATGCAGATGCTGAGCTGGTTAAACTGATCCATCATTTTCTCCAAAGTGCAACCACCAGTTGACTGCACATGAAGTGACAATACATTTAGGAGGATTGAGAGCAACAAacagtaaatatatttactgCCTCACAAACTACCGCCTCAAAAATGATTATACAGATTATTTTCTACATCTCTTCACATGCTCATACACCTGAAGGCAAACAACAGTATTCAGGCATCAACAACATTTAAGCAAAAAGATCCCAGACCAATTTTAAATGGAGTTTAAGATCtccaccatagactgtaaataaagaaggaCGATGCATCACCACTTcagtccagaaatgaagccaaaatatcctggatacaaacaTTGCAATCAAGGTCCAGCTGACACACCTAAAAATATTCAAACTATCATTTTGTGCATTTGATTTATATGGTTATGgcacatgaaaaaacaaatgtattttttattctattctctGTATTATGAgtagtttattttaattgaaagcCAAGCTTTCCTTTAAGTTATTCTTATATAAATCTTTGACTACTGTCCATAAACTACATGTTGTGCATGGACATATTGTGCCAGGCATGGCCGTGGTAAACGTGACATACTATCATGCAAACTAAGACTCTATTCtttgggcagctgtggctgaggggtagagtggtcgtcctccaacctgaaggtccgcggttcgatccccagtctgaacaatctgcataccgaagtgtccttgggcaagatgctgaaccccgaatggcccccatagaataacaaagtgctgggatagatgcactgtatgaatgtgtgtgtgattgggtgaatgtgaaactgtagtgtaaagcgctttgagtggtcatcaggactagaaaagcgctatataaatacaaatccatttaccatttgaaTCTCTTGTGTGACTAAAGGtcttattattttaatgagtAATTCATTACATCTAATTGATGATGCTGTCAGACGGAAGGATCTCAAATCTGGTTAAAGAAGAGAGCAGCATGTTTGTAAAGATACCTGTGGTGCCAGGGATTATTTTCCAGTTATGTCTAATAGCACATTCaataaatattccattacaacTAATCAACTAAAGATATGACTTTATTAATCATGCAATCAGGTGTGATGGCTGTTGTCAGTAGTAGCAGCAGTTACATGTTTCTAGATGTC from Platichthys flesus chromosome 22, fPlaFle2.1, whole genome shotgun sequence includes these protein-coding regions:
- the LOC133933197 gene encoding semaphorin-5B-like, with translation MLTSGWGVWSLPPCGLVLLICSSVCLSQQPHLKLADCSRKEHPVVSYQMLTPWMSEFSHPGVKDFAQLALDLSRNQLIVGARNFIFTLNLSNASLIQATEWAPSEDTKRSCQSKGKSEEECQNYLRVLLIRGRTLFTCGTNAFAPVCMSRQIDNISEVLDTVNGVARCPYDPRHNSTAMVTEKGELYAATVIDFSGRDPVVYRSLGNMPPLRSAQYNSKWLNEPHFVSVYEIGRFAYFFLRETAVENDCGKMVFSRVARVCKNDMGGRFLLEDTWTTFMKARLNCSRSGEIPFYYHELQSTFYLPEQDLIYGIFTTNVNSISASAVCAFNLSAITLAFNGPFRYQENPRTAWLSTPNPIPNFQCGTLEEGGPGGNLTERNLQDAQRLFLMNDVVQPITINPLLTQDNLRFSKLVVDIVQGRDMLYHVMYIGTEYGTILKALSTTNRSLQGCYLEELRILPEGQIRPIKSLKIVQSDRSLFVGLDDRLVKIPLERCSNYPNERSCLEARDPYCGWDLKQKRCTTIEESSNMNQWTQNITECPVRNLTQDGAFGAWAPWQLCNHDDGEGSISSCACRSRSCDGPVARCGGVECKGPTIQVANCSRNGGWTPWSSWGQCSSSCGIGFEVRQRSCNNPSPRHGGRICVGQGREERLCNEKRPCPLPVAWTAWSPWAHCSAECGGGVHSRTRTCENGNSCPGCATEFKVCNLEACPEVRRNTPWTPWMPMNVSQNGSRQEQRFRYTCRALLPDPQQLQLGKKKAETRFCPSDGSGACQTDSLVEDLVKSTGHTLSQPQDARWGSWETWSGCSQQCSTGFRTRKRICSTAEGRTNPSSCVGSPVEYQDCNTQPCPVSGAWSCWSSWSQCSSSCGGGNHQRTRQCSSPAPANGGDICIGLHTEEALCNTHTCEGRGEWGEWGECDEEGLQHRNRLCSEDVVAEAGLCQGNVSQSRPCQPHEVPVVLPGQDDHSCGTFTLFQLLAVGSGSFFAAALLSALAYTYHHSRKRPSAESAVIHPSTPNHLTYNKQGNSTPKNEKYIPMEFKTLNKNNLHVKEETCNHFPSPLATSNMFATTYYPPSLGKYDFNADSPCRAYMHS